The following are encoded together in the Kribbella voronezhensis genome:
- a CDS encoding LysR family transcriptional regulator, with amino-acid sequence MLTERHLQIFVAIADERHFGDAARVVGITQPPLSQGLRRLEALVGAKLFERGPGQVELTPAGAALLPFARRALNSFDEFHQAASAQDPEAPELRLGLTPEVPAAVGAAVAAACTEALRSTRVSVVTAPTSSLVAAVASGRLGLAAVLHPAVLDGLQAGPVTLLPTWALVPTSLVPDNGEALQLGKLNGLPVAVRPRAEAPAARDLFLDTLALHRPTGGTVVVTDERAGLAMAAAGQAILVTPDPHLEAAGVGRHRLVDDPLPVRLRLVWPQSRTPSALPAEVIPHLTKALAAS; translated from the coding sequence ATGCTGACTGAGCGACACCTGCAGATCTTTGTGGCGATCGCCGACGAACGACACTTCGGCGACGCGGCCCGGGTCGTCGGCATCACCCAGCCACCGCTGTCCCAAGGCCTCCGCCGGCTGGAAGCTCTGGTCGGCGCCAAGCTGTTCGAGCGCGGTCCCGGCCAGGTCGAGCTCACCCCCGCCGGCGCCGCCCTCCTTCCCTTCGCCCGCCGCGCACTGAACTCGTTCGACGAGTTCCACCAAGCGGCGAGCGCCCAGGACCCGGAGGCACCCGAGCTACGCCTTGGCCTGACCCCTGAGGTCCCCGCGGCAGTCGGCGCTGCAGTAGCGGCCGCCTGCACCGAGGCCCTTCGCAGTACGCGAGTCTCCGTAGTCACGGCTCCGACAAGCTCGCTTGTAGCTGCCGTAGCGAGCGGGCGGCTCGGGCTGGCCGCAGTACTGCATCCCGCAGTGCTGGACGGCCTGCAAGCCGGGCCGGTCACGCTGCTGCCGACCTGGGCACTGGTGCCGACTTCGCTCGTTCCGGACAACGGCGAAGCGCTGCAGCTTGGAAAGCTCAACGGGCTCCCGGTAGCGGTCCGACCTCGCGCCGAGGCACCGGCAGCACGCGACCTGTTCCTCGACACACTCGCCCTGCACCGCCCGACGGGCGGCACAGTAGTGGTCACCGACGAACGCGCCGGACTGGCAATGGCCGCAGCCGGCCAGGCGATCCTCGTGACCCCGGACCCCCACCTGGAAGCAGCAGGCGTCGGCCGCCACCGCCTGGTCGACGATCCACTTCCAGTCCGACTCCGCCTGGTCTGGCCGCAATCCCGTACGCCGTCCGCGCTGCCCGCCGAGGTCATTCCGCACCTGACGAAGGCGTTGGCCGCCTCATGA